One Danio rerio strain Tuebingen ecotype United States chromosome 22, GRCz12tu, whole genome shotgun sequence genomic window carries:
- the ing5a gene encoding inhibitor of growth protein 5a, translating to MATAIYLEHYLDSIENLPCELQRNFTLMRELDNRAEEKKCEIDKLAEEYIANVRNLAPDQRVEHLQKIQNGFSKCKEYSDDKVQLAMQTYEMVDKHIRRLDADLARFENELKEKLDVSGYESPDNRTHKKVTGRGNLKEKRRPKGRGRKSSDDESPRKKKMKNSPEFPESILPVHPSDVLDMPVDPNEPTYCLCHQVSYGEMIGCDNPDCPIEWFHFACVDLTTKPKGKWFCPRCTQDRKKK from the exons ATGGCGACGGCGATTTACCTCGAACATTATCTAGACA GTATTGAAAATCTGCCCTGTGAGCTGCAGAGAAACTTCACCCTGATGCGGGAGCTGGACAACAGAGCCGAAG AGAAGAAATGTGAAATCGATAAACTGGCGGAGGAATACATCGCTAATGTGCGCAACCTGGCCCCAGATCAGAGAGTGGAGCATCTGCAGAAGATCCAGAACGGCTTCAGCAAATGCAAAGAGTACAGCGACGATAAAGTGCAGCTCGCCATGCAGACCTACGAGATG GTGGACAAGCACATCAGAAGACTGGACGCTGATCTGGCTCGCTTTGAGAACGAGCTGAAGGAGAAGCTGGACGTTAGCGGCTATGAGAGTCCAGATAACAGAACGCACAAGA AGGTCACTGGCAGAGGAAACCTGAAGGAGAAACGGCGCCCCAAAGGAAGAGGACGGAAATCTTCAGACGACGAATCGCCGcggaaaaagaaaatgaagaacaG TCCTGAGTTCCCAGAATCCATCTTACCGGTTCATCCGTCAGACGTTTTAGACATGCCCGTCGATCCCAACGAACCTACCTACTGCCTGTGTCACCAAGTGTCATACGGAGAAATGATCGGATGTGACAACCCAGAT TGTCCCATTGAGTGGTTTCACTTCGCCTGCGTCGATCTGACAACAAAGCCCAAAGGGAAATG GTTTTGTCCGCGATGCACTCAGGACCGAAAGAAGAAATGA